A stretch of Peteryoungia algae DNA encodes these proteins:
- the map gene encoding type I methionyl aminopeptidase, with product MIVETEEDLVHLKDIGRICATAVKVMASALEPGITTRELDLIGRKVLEENGAQSAPELCYKFPGATCISVNEEIAHGIPGDRVIKAGDLVNIDVSAEKLGYFGDTGSSFIVPPVTTKQERLLRDGKRALWVGLNQVKTGRPLADIGNSIGAFARKNRYTLITNLASHGVGRSLHEEPTELSTWPDPDETRIMEEGLVFTVEPFLSLGGQWAEDGDKDNWTLYSEPRAPTVQFEHTIVVTKNGPLVLTLAD from the coding sequence ATGATCGTTGAAACCGAAGAGGACCTCGTCCATCTCAAAGACATCGGGCGCATCTGCGCGACGGCGGTCAAGGTGATGGCGTCGGCGCTGGAGCCTGGGATCACGACCCGCGAGCTGGATTTGATCGGCCGCAAGGTTCTGGAGGAAAACGGCGCGCAGTCGGCGCCGGAGCTCTGCTACAAATTCCCCGGCGCCACCTGCATCTCTGTCAATGAAGAGATTGCCCACGGCATTCCGGGCGACCGGGTGATCAAGGCGGGTGACCTCGTCAACATCGATGTCTCGGCCGAAAAGCTCGGTTATTTCGGCGATACCGGTTCCTCCTTCATCGTTCCGCCGGTGACGACAAAACAGGAACGGCTGCTGCGTGACGGCAAGCGCGCGCTGTGGGTCGGGCTGAACCAGGTGAAGACCGGGCGGCCGCTGGCCGATATCGGCAATTCGATCGGTGCCTTTGCCAGGAAGAACCGCTACACGCTAATCACCAATCTCGCGAGCCACGGTGTGGGCCGTTCGCTGCACGAGGAGCCGACCGAGCTGTCGACCTGGCCGGATCCGGACGAAACACGGATCATGGAGGAGGGGCTTGTCTTTACCGTCGAGCCGTTTCTCTCGCTCGGTGGCCAATGGGCCGAGGATGGCGACAAGGACAACTGGACGCTCTACAGCGAGCCGCGGGCGCCCACCGTGCAGTTCGAGCACACGATCGTGGTGACGAAAAACGGCCCGCTGGTGCTGACGCTCGCCGATTGA
- a CDS encoding LLM class flavin-dependent oxidoreductase translates to MELGLYTFADVDPNAANKGAEAKRRVDELLAEIRLADEVGLDVFGLGEHHRPDYMASSPATILAAAAVQTKNIRLTSAVSVLSSDDPVRVFQQYATVDLLSNGRVEMMAGRGSFIESFPLFGYDLEDYDLLFAEKLQLLMEIRENEIVTWEGQTRKPVHGRGVYPRPLQDPLPLWIAIGGTPQSAARAGYLGLPLALAIIGGEPHRFAPMFDLYRQSAAKAGVDPSMLKASINVHGFIHDTTQSAADIFYAPQAVVMDRIGRERGWGPTNRAQFDASRGPKGALFVGDPEAVAEKIVAMHGIFKNDRFLMQMAIGPMPHVEIMRGIELYGTKVAPLVRKALTEKASAA, encoded by the coding sequence ATGGAACTCGGCCTATACACCTTCGCGGATGTCGATCCGAATGCCGCAAACAAGGGCGCGGAAGCCAAGCGCCGCGTCGATGAGCTTTTGGCCGAAATCCGGCTGGCGGACGAAGTCGGCCTCGATGTTTTCGGTCTCGGGGAGCATCACCGTCCCGATTACATGGCCTCCTCGCCGGCGACGATCCTCGCGGCCGCTGCCGTGCAGACAAAAAACATTCGGTTGACCAGCGCGGTTTCGGTTCTCTCTTCCGATGATCCGGTTCGCGTTTTCCAGCAATATGCCACCGTCGACCTCCTCTCCAATGGCCGGGTCGAGATGATGGCCGGCCGCGGCTCCTTCATCGAGAGCTTCCCGTTGTTCGGCTACGACCTCGAAGACTATGACCTGCTGTTTGCAGAGAAGCTGCAGTTGTTGATGGAAATCCGCGAAAACGAGATCGTCACCTGGGAGGGCCAGACCCGCAAGCCAGTTCACGGCCGTGGCGTTTATCCGCGGCCGCTGCAGGATCCGCTGCCGCTGTGGATTGCGATCGGCGGCACGCCGCAATCGGCCGCGCGGGCCGGCTATCTCGGCCTGCCGTTGGCGCTCGCCATCATCGGCGGCGAGCCGCATCGCTTTGCGCCTATGTTTGATCTCTACCGTCAGAGTGCGGCGAAAGCCGGCGTCGATCCGTCGATGCTGAAAGCCAGTATCAATGTGCACGGCTTCATTCATGACACGACCCAGTCTGCCGCCGACATCTTCTATGCGCCCCAGGCCGTCGTGATGGACCGGATCGGCCGCGAGCGCGGCTGGGGTCCGACCAACCGGGCGCAGTTCGATGCCTCGCGAGGGCCTAAAGGTGCGCTCTTTGTCGGCGATCCCGAGGCCGTGGCCGAAAAGATCGTTGCCATGCACGGCATATTCAAGAATGACCGCTTCCTGATGCAGATGGCGATTGGCCCCATGCCGCATGTCGAGATCATGCGCGGGATCGAGCTGTATGGCACAAAAGTAGCGCCCCTGGTGCGCAAGGCGTTGACGGAGAAGGCGTCGGCTGCGTAA
- a CDS encoding 3-hydroxybutyrate dehydrogenase: MARTVVVTGSTSGIGLGIARAFAAEGANLVINGFGPAEEIEANRKALEAHGGKAIYHGADMTRPAEIADLIATAETAFGGIDVLVNNAGIQHVSPVEDFPIDKWDQIIAINLTSSFHTIRACVPGMKAKKKGRIINVASAHALVASPYKSAYVAAKHGIMGLTKSVALELAEFGITINAICPGYVLTPLVEKQIPDTARARGISEEEVKTDVMLRLQATKEFVAIEEVGATAIFLASDAARQITGTSISIDGGWTAQ, encoded by the coding sequence ATGGCAAGAACCGTCGTCGTCACCGGATCGACCAGTGGGATCGGGCTCGGCATTGCCAGAGCCTTCGCAGCCGAAGGCGCGAACCTCGTTATCAACGGCTTTGGCCCGGCTGAGGAGATCGAGGCAAACCGCAAGGCGCTCGAAGCCCATGGCGGCAAGGCGATCTATCACGGCGCCGACATGACCAGACCGGCAGAGATTGCCGACCTGATCGCCACTGCCGAGACGGCTTTTGGCGGCATCGACGTGCTCGTCAACAATGCCGGAATCCAGCATGTGTCGCCGGTCGAGGATTTTCCCATCGACAAATGGGACCAGATCATCGCAATCAACCTGACCAGTTCCTTCCACACGATCCGCGCCTGCGTGCCCGGCATGAAGGCGAAGAAAAAGGGCCGCATCATCAATGTCGCCTCCGCCCATGCGCTGGTGGCCTCGCCCTACAAATCGGCCTATGTCGCCGCAAAGCACGGGATCATGGGCCTCACCAAGTCCGTTGCCTTGGAACTGGCAGAATTCGGCATTACCATCAACGCCATCTGCCCCGGTTACGTGTTGACGCCGCTCGTGGAAAAGCAGATCCCCGATACGGCCAGGGCCCGCGGCATTTCCGAGGAAGAGGTGAAGACGGATGTGATGCTGCGTCTGCAGGCGACGAAGGAATTCGTGGCCATCGAGGAGGTAGGGGCCACCGCCATCTTCCTCGCCAGCGATGCAGCCAGGCAGATCACCGGCACCTCCATTTCGATCGACGGCGGCTGGACCGCGCAGTAA
- the xdhA gene encoding xanthine dehydrogenase small subunit, whose translation MTSIRFILNGEDIALSSLDPTETLLDFLRLKRRLTGSKEGCAEGDCGACTVLVGRLVSGRLVYETVNACIRFVGSLNATHVVTVEHLAAKDGTLHPVQQAMVDCHGSQCGFCTPGFVMSLYGLWLTSENPSRAEIERALQGNLCRCTGYEPIVKAAEQVARIRPSALFDPLERERAEIIARLEELVSHETILVNGCDGRTLVVPGSVEALANTLAAHPKATVVAGATDVGLWVTKQMRVLDPVVFINHLEDLQRTTVKPEGITLGAGVSYSSAFEILRREIPAFGRLIERIGGQQVRNMGTIGGNIANGSPIGDSPPALIALSATVTLRSTSGTRTMPLEDFFIDYGKQDRQPGEFVESLFVPRPKATSHVAVYKITKRRDEDISALCGAFHLETDADGVVTHIRIAFGGMAGTPKRARSVEAALYGKPFTQATVDAARDAFDRDYQPLTDWRATADYRQLTAKNLLTRFFLEVSGTPQELQRFATEEA comes from the coding sequence ATGACCAGCATTCGTTTCATCCTGAACGGCGAAGACATCGCCCTTTCCAGCCTCGACCCGACCGAGACGCTGCTCGACTTCCTGCGCCTGAAGCGCCGGCTGACGGGCTCCAAGGAAGGTTGCGCGGAAGGCGATTGCGGCGCCTGCACGGTCCTGGTCGGACGCCTCGTCTCGGGACGGCTCGTATATGAAACGGTCAATGCCTGCATCCGCTTCGTCGGCTCGCTGAACGCAACCCATGTCGTGACGGTCGAGCATCTGGCGGCGAAGGACGGCACGCTGCATCCTGTGCAGCAGGCCATGGTCGATTGCCATGGCTCGCAATGCGGCTTCTGCACCCCGGGATTCGTCATGTCGCTCTACGGGCTTTGGCTCACCTCGGAGAACCCCAGCCGCGCCGAAATCGAGCGGGCATTGCAAGGCAATCTCTGTCGCTGCACGGGCTACGAGCCCATCGTCAAGGCCGCCGAACAGGTGGCTCGCATCCGGCCATCTGCCCTCTTCGACCCGCTGGAACGCGAACGCGCCGAAATCATCGCGCGGCTGGAAGAGCTGGTCAGCCATGAGACCATCCTGGTGAATGGCTGCGATGGCCGCACCCTGGTGGTGCCCGGCAGCGTCGAAGCCCTGGCGAACACCCTCGCCGCCCATCCCAAGGCAACCGTCGTCGCCGGTGCGACCGATGTCGGCCTCTGGGTTACCAAACAAATGCGCGTTCTCGATCCCGTGGTCTTCATCAATCATCTGGAAGACCTGCAAAGGACCACCGTCAAGCCCGAGGGCATCACGCTGGGCGCCGGCGTCAGCTATTCCAGCGCTTTCGAGATCCTGCGCCGGGAAATTCCAGCCTTCGGCCGCCTGATCGAGCGCATCGGCGGCCAGCAGGTGCGCAACATGGGCACGATCGGCGGCAATATTGCGAACGGCTCGCCGATCGGCGACAGCCCTCCGGCGCTGATCGCACTGTCGGCCACCGTCACGCTGCGCTCGACCTCAGGCACACGAACCATGCCACTCGAGGACTTCTTCATCGACTACGGCAAGCAGGACCGGCAGCCGGGCGAATTCGTCGAAAGCCTCTTCGTCCCGCGTCCCAAGGCGACAAGCCATGTGGCCGTCTACAAGATCACCAAGCGCCGCGACGAGGACATCTCGGCTCTTTGCGGAGCCTTCCATCTGGAGACCGATGCTGATGGCGTGGTCACCCACATCCGCATCGCCTTTGGCGGCATGGCAGGCACGCCAAAGCGGGCACGGTCGGTAGAGGCAGCACTTTATGGAAAGCCGTTTACCCAGGCGACGGTCGATGCCGCGCGCGACGCCTTCGACCGCGACTACCAGCCCCTCACCGACTGGCGCGCCACGGCCGACTACCGTCAACTGACGGCGAAGAACCTGCTGACGCGGTTTTTCCTCGAAGTGTCCGGCACCCCGCAGGAACTGCAGCGCTTCGCGACGGAGGAGGCTTGA
- the xdhB gene encoding xanthine dehydrogenase molybdopterin binding subunit, protein MDKATYETTKYIKGPMHQSLRHDSAHKHVAGSAEYIDDIPEPAGLLHGALGMADRAHAEILTIDLSAVKSYPGVVCVLTAADIAGVNDVSSGGRHDEPLIATDKIEFHGQTIFAVIAETRDIARKAARLAKVDYRDLPFWTDIDGALENDAPLVTPGMTLKRGTPETELDKAAHRIQGSMRIGGQEHFYLESHIALAIPGEDDDVTVWSSTQHPSEIQHIVGHVLDIPSNAITVNTRRMGGGFGGKETQGNQFAALAALAAKKLNRAVKIRPDRDEDMGVTGKRHDFKMDFDVAFDGDGKIHAIEANFAARCGYSSDLSGPVTDRALFHADSSYFYPHVTLTSQPLKTHTVSNTAYRGFGGPQGMLGGERVIEEIAYALGKDPLEVRKANFYGEKGSGRDVTPYHQQVEDNIILKVVEELETSVDYQARRQAIIDFNRTSPVIKKGIALTPVKFGISFTMTAFNQAGALVHIYQDGSIHLNHGGTEMGQGLYTKVAQVVADCFQVDVDTVKITATTTTKVPNTSATAASSGSDLNGMAAFDAARQIKERLVAFACEKYGVPSADVEFLPNRVRVGEQIFSFGDFVKQAYFGRVQLSAAGFYKTPKIHWDRAAGRGTPFYYYAYGAACSEVSIDTLTGEYLMDRTDILHDVGKSLNPAIDIGQIEGGFVQGMGWLTTEELWWDGKGRLRTHAPSTYKIPLASDRPKIFNTKLVPWSENTEPTIGRSKAVGEPPFMLAISVLEALSMAVASVAEYRVCPKLDAPATPERVLMAVERLKRA, encoded by the coding sequence ATGGACAAGGCGACCTACGAGACGACGAAATACATCAAGGGGCCGATGCACCAGTCGCTCAGGCATGATTCAGCACACAAGCATGTCGCCGGAAGTGCCGAATATATCGACGACATTCCCGAACCCGCAGGCCTGCTGCACGGCGCGCTCGGCATGGCCGACCGCGCCCATGCGGAGATCCTGACAATCGATCTTTCGGCGGTGAAATCCTATCCGGGTGTCGTCTGCGTACTGACGGCAGCCGACATTGCCGGCGTCAACGACGTCTCCTCCGGCGGCCGGCACGACGAGCCGTTGATCGCAACGGACAAGATTGAATTTCACGGCCAGACCATCTTCGCCGTGATCGCCGAGACCCGCGACATAGCCCGGAAGGCGGCCCGTCTCGCCAAAGTCGACTACCGCGACCTGCCCTTCTGGACCGATATCGATGGCGCACTTGAAAACGACGCGCCGCTGGTGACGCCGGGCATGACGCTGAAGCGCGGCACGCCGGAGACGGAACTCGACAAGGCGGCCCACCGCATCCAGGGCTCGATGCGCATTGGCGGCCAGGAGCACTTCTATCTTGAAAGCCATATCGCGCTCGCCATCCCCGGCGAGGACGACGACGTCACCGTCTGGTCCTCGACCCAGCACCCTTCCGAGATCCAGCACATCGTCGGCCATGTTCTCGACATTCCTTCCAATGCCATCACCGTGAATACACGACGCATGGGTGGCGGCTTCGGCGGCAAGGAAACCCAGGGCAACCAGTTCGCAGCACTGGCGGCCCTGGCCGCCAAAAAGCTGAACCGCGCCGTGAAAATTCGCCCTGACCGCGACGAGGACATGGGCGTCACCGGCAAGCGCCACGATTTCAAGATGGATTTCGACGTCGCCTTCGACGGCGACGGCAAGATCCACGCGATCGAGGCGAACTTCGCCGCCCGCTGCGGGTATTCCTCGGATCTGTCCGGCCCGGTCACCGACCGTGCCCTCTTCCATGCCGATTCCAGCTATTTCTACCCGCATGTGACGCTGACCTCGCAACCGCTGAAAACGCATACTGTCTCCAACACCGCCTATCGCGGTTTCGGAGGGCCGCAGGGCATGCTCGGCGGCGAGCGCGTGATCGAAGAGATTGCCTATGCACTGGGCAAGGATCCGCTGGAGGTGCGCAAGGCCAATTTCTATGGCGAGAAGGGCTCGGGCCGCGACGTGACGCCGTACCACCAGCAGGTGGAAGACAACATCATCCTGAAGGTCGTCGAGGAACTCGAAACCTCGGTCGATTATCAAGCGCGTCGTCAGGCGATCATCGACTTCAACAGGACAAGCCCGGTCATCAAGAAGGGCATCGCGCTCACGCCGGTGAAGTTCGGCATCTCCTTCACCATGACCGCTTTCAACCAGGCCGGCGCACTCGTCCATATCTATCAGGACGGCTCGATCCATCTGAACCATGGCGGCACCGAAATGGGCCAGGGCCTCTACACCAAGGTCGCCCAGGTCGTCGCCGACTGTTTCCAGGTGGATGTCGACACGGTGAAGATCACCGCCACCACGACCACCAAGGTGCCGAACACCTCGGCCACCGCCGCCTCCTCCGGCTCCGACCTGAACGGCATGGCCGCCTTCGACGCCGCCCGCCAGATCAAGGAACGGCTGGTCGCGTTTGCCTGCGAGAAATACGGCGTCCCGTCCGCCGACGTCGAGTTTCTGCCCAACCGCGTGCGCGTTGGCGAGCAGATCTTCTCCTTTGGCGACTTCGTCAAACAGGCCTATTTTGGCCGCGTCCAGCTCTCGGCAGCGGGTTTCTACAAGACACCGAAGATCCATTGGGATCGCGCCGCCGGTCGCGGCACGCCCTTCTATTATTACGCTTATGGTGCGGCCTGCTCGGAAGTCTCGATCGATACGCTCACCGGCGAATATCTGATGGACCGCACCGACATTCTCCACGATGTCGGCAAGTCGCTGAACCCGGCCATCGATATCGGCCAGATCGAGGGCGGCTTCGTTCAGGGCATGGGCTGGCTGACGACCGAAGAACTCTGGTGGGACGGCAAGGGCAGGCTTCGCACCCACGCGCCCTCCACCTACAAGATCCCGCTCGCCTCCGACCGGCCGAAAATTTTCAACACGAAGCTCGTGCCGTGGTCGGAAAATACCGAACCGACCATTGGCCGCTCCAAGGCCGTCGGCGAACCGCCCTTCATGCTGGCGATCTCGGTGCTCGAAGCGCTCTCAATGGCTGTGGCCTCGGTCGCGGAATACCGCGTTTGCCCGAAGCTGGACGCTCCCGCCACGCCGGAGCGCGTGCTGATGGCGGTGGAGAGGTTGAAACGGGCTTGA
- the xdhC gene encoding xanthine dehydrogenase accessory protein XdhC translates to MTATTLPAFLATHSNSVLVEVAETKGSTPRDMGTLMLVSPNALWGTIGGGHLEFMAIEHARRRLAGAEVAETLDVPLGPEIGQCCGGRTLLSFRAVDASVTSDLIRRLADERAGFPEVMLFGAGHVGLALTRALSPLPLNVTLIDSRPEIDGEVPDGITFRRVAMPEAEVARAKPGAALVILTHDHALDFLICRQALARSDLAYVGMIGSKTKRATFASFLEREGMGRAALERLTLPIGGSAVKDKRPAVIAAMVAAELAGVLLV, encoded by the coding sequence ATGACCGCTACCACCCTCCCCGCCTTTCTCGCCACCCATTCCAATTCCGTCCTCGTCGAGGTTGCCGAGACCAAGGGCTCGACCCCGCGCGACATGGGCACGCTGATGCTGGTGTCACCAAATGCGCTTTGGGGCACGATCGGCGGTGGGCATCTGGAGTTTATGGCGATCGAGCACGCCCGAAGGCGTCTGGCAGGCGCAGAGGTGGCCGAGACACTCGACGTGCCCTTGGGACCGGAAATCGGCCAATGCTGCGGCGGCCGCACGCTTTTGTCCTTTCGTGCGGTCGATGCATCCGTCACTTCAGACCTAATAAGGCGCCTCGCCGATGAACGCGCCGGGTTTCCTGAAGTCATGCTCTTCGGCGCCGGCCATGTCGGGCTGGCCCTGACCCGGGCGCTTAGCCCCCTACCGTTGAATGTCACCCTCATCGACTCGCGGCCAGAAATCGACGGTGAGGTCCCTGATGGCATCACATTCCGCCGCGTCGCCATGCCCGAGGCTGAGGTGGCGCGGGCAAAACCGGGCGCTGCCCTGGTCATCCTGACCCATGACCATGCATTGGATTTTCTGATCTGCAGGCAAGCGCTCGCCCGCAGCGATCTCGCCTATGTCGGCATGATCGGCTCGAAGACCAAACGCGCCACCTTCGCCTCCTTCTTGGAGCGCGAAGGCATGGGACGCGCTGCCCTCGAACGACTGACACTGCCGATCGGAGGGAGCGCGGTGAAGGACAAGCGCCCGGCGGTGATTGCCGCGATGGTGGCGGCAGAACTGGCAGGCGTTCTGCTCGTGTGA
- a CDS encoding LysR substrate-binding domain-containing protein codes for MKLSRQLPLNAIRVFETAGRLMSFTRAGEELGMTQTAVSYQIKLLEDYVGEPLFWRRPRQIGLTETGARLHPKVTEGFELLVDAVQQAKRSAVETLEIHSVPTFASNWLARHLGSFQLAHPDIAVRLLRVSKFEDLATKSADVAIPWGNGPWPGTIAHPLIRLDFTPMLSPKLAESIGGVHEPADLLKLPIISPGDPWWPQWFAAVGIHNPTLIDTKLHSYEAQDLEANSAIAGFGVAIISPFFFKEELASGRLIRPFELACPANAPIQLVYSHSRRNAPKIRAFHAWITATLEAEKAP; via the coding sequence ATGAAACTGTCGCGCCAACTCCCGCTGAACGCCATTCGTGTCTTCGAGACGGCCGGACGCCTGATGAGTTTCACGCGGGCCGGCGAAGAACTGGGCATGACCCAGACAGCCGTGAGCTATCAGATCAAGCTCCTCGAGGACTATGTCGGCGAGCCGCTTTTCTGGCGTCGTCCGCGCCAGATCGGATTGACCGAAACTGGGGCGCGCCTGCATCCGAAGGTGACGGAAGGCTTTGAGTTGCTGGTCGACGCCGTGCAGCAGGCTAAGCGCAGTGCCGTCGAGACACTTGAGATCCATTCGGTGCCGACCTTCGCTTCCAACTGGCTGGCCCGCCATCTCGGCAGTTTTCAGCTCGCCCATCCTGATATCGCGGTGCGCCTGCTGCGCGTCAGCAAGTTCGAAGACCTCGCGACCAAGAGCGCTGACGTCGCGATCCCCTGGGGGAATGGCCCTTGGCCGGGCACCATCGCACATCCGTTGATCCGGCTGGACTTCACACCGATGCTGAGCCCGAAGCTGGCGGAAAGCATCGGCGGCGTGCATGAACCGGCCGATCTTTTGAAGCTGCCGATCATCAGTCCCGGCGACCCCTGGTGGCCGCAATGGTTTGCCGCCGTCGGCATTCACAATCCCACCCTGATCGACACCAAGCTGCACAGCTACGAGGCGCAGGATCTGGAGGCCAATTCCGCAATTGCTGGCTTTGGCGTTGCCATCATCAGCCCCTTCTTCTTCAAGGAGGAGCTGGCCTCGGGCCGCCTGATCCGCCCGTTCGAGCTCGCCTGCCCAGCCAATGCGCCCATCCAGCTTGTCTATTCCCACTCCAGACGCAACGCACCGAAGATCAGGGCCTTCCACGCCTGGATCACGGCCACACTCGAAGCCGAAAAAGCGCCCTGA
- the puuD gene encoding urate hydroxylase PuuD: protein MYEYAIAWEWLNFAVRWLHVITAIAWIGSSFYFIALDLGLVKRPGLPVGAYGEEWQVHGGGFYHIQKYLVAPASMPEHLTWFKWESYATWFSGFALLAVVYYGGADLFLIDRTVLDIESWQAIGLSLASLAVGWILYDLLCKSPLGRNTWGLMALLYIVLIAMAWGYTQIFTGRAAFLHLGAFTATIMSANVFFIIIPNQKIVVADLIAGRTPDPKYGVIAKQRSLHNNYLTLPVIFFMLSNHYPLAFATEFNWIIAALVFLMGVTIRHWFNTTHARKGKPTWTWLVTVLIFIVIMWLSTVPKVLTGEEDQAGLSTREQTFVANGHFEAVRDVVQGRCSMCHAVEPVWDGIARAPKNVKLETDGEIAAHAREIYLQAGRSHAMPPGNITDLSPEERQLLVAWYETTVEGK from the coding sequence ATGTATGAATACGCGATCGCCTGGGAATGGCTGAACTTCGCCGTCCGCTGGCTGCATGTGATCACGGCGATCGCCTGGATCGGCTCGTCCTTCTATTTCATCGCGCTGGACCTCGGCCTGGTGAAGCGTCCAGGTCTGCCGGTCGGCGCCTATGGCGAGGAGTGGCAGGTGCATGGTGGTGGTTTCTACCATATCCAGAAATATCTGGTTGCCCCCGCCTCGATGCCGGAGCATCTCACCTGGTTCAAATGGGAGAGCTACGCCACCTGGTTCTCGGGTTTCGCGCTGTTGGCCGTGGTCTATTATGGCGGCGCCGACCTCTTCCTCATCGACCGCACGGTGCTCGACATCGAGTCCTGGCAGGCGATCGGCCTGTCGCTGGCGTCGCTGGCCGTCGGCTGGATCCTGTACGACCTCCTGTGCAAGTCACCGCTCGGCCGCAACACCTGGGGCCTGATGGCCCTGCTCTACATCGTGCTCATCGCCATGGCCTGGGGCTACACCCAGATCTTCACCGGTCGCGCCGCCTTCCTGCATCTCGGCGCGTTTACCGCGACGATCATGTCGGCCAATGTCTTTTTCATCATCATTCCCAACCAGAAGATCGTCGTGGCCGACCTGATCGCGGGCCGCACCCCCGATCCGAAATACGGCGTGATCGCCAAGCAGCGCTCGCTGCACAACAACTACCTGACGCTGCCCGTCATCTTCTTCATGCTGTCGAACCACTATCCGCTGGCGTTTGCCACGGAGTTCAACTGGATCATCGCGGCCCTCGTTTTCCTGATGGGCGTCACCATTCGCCACTGGTTCAACACCACTCATGCCCGCAAGGGCAAGCCGACCTGGACCTGGCTGGTGACGGTGCTCATCTTCATCGTCATCATGTGGCTGTCGACGGTGCCAAAGGTGCTGACCGGCGAGGAAGACCAGGCGGGCCTTTCGACCCGTGAACAGACCTTTGTTGCAAACGGCCATTTCGAAGCCGTGCGCGATGTCGTACAGGGCCGCTGTTCGATGTGCCACGCAGTCGAGCCCGTCTGGGACGGCATCGCGCGGGCACCGAAGAACGTGAAGCTTGAAACGGACGGCGAGATCGCCGCCCATGCCCGTGAAATCTATCTCCAGGCCGGCCGCAGCCATGCCATGCCGCCTGGAAACATCACCGATCTCTCGCCCGAAGAGCGCCAGTTGCTCGTCGCCTGGTACGAGACGACGGTCGAAGGCAAATGA
- the guaD gene encoding guanine deaminase, protein MTPEILIRGRLLSFTRAPDHAGDRESYLYKEDGALLVRDGKIVATGDYADVKAKAGADTTEIDHRPHLILPGLIDCHVHFPQMQVIASYAANLLEWLDTYTFPEECRFVESAHAERIATQFFDEFLRQGTTTAVAYCSVHKTSADAFFAESQKRGTLMIGGKVMMDRNAPQGLLDTPQLGYDETRAVIEQWHGKGRNHVAITPRFAITSTPEQMAMTQTLAEEFPDLHIQTHLSENHDEIRYTCELYPDAKDYTDIYARYGLLRKKALFGHAIHLSDREADAMADSGAVAVHCPTSNLFLGSGLFPLKAMKRREKPVAIAVATDIGGGSSYSMFKTMDEAYKIQQLLGERLNPLESFYHMTLGNAVALDLADRIGTLDEGTDADIVVLNAAATPAMRLRMETVTSLSEELFLLQTLGDDRSVVETYIAGRASKPGAMV, encoded by the coding sequence ATGACACCTGAGATCCTGATCCGCGGCCGCCTCCTCTCCTTTACGAGGGCACCCGACCATGCCGGCGACCGCGAGAGCTATCTCTATAAGGAAGATGGCGCGCTGCTGGTCCGTGACGGCAAGATTGTTGCCACCGGCGACTACGCGGACGTAAAGGCAAAGGCCGGCGCGGATACAACCGAGATCGACCACCGCCCGCACCTGATTCTGCCCGGCCTGATCGACTGCCACGTGCATTTCCCGCAGATGCAGGTGATCGCGTCCTATGCCGCCAACCTGCTGGAGTGGCTCGACACCTACACCTTCCCCGAGGAATGCCGTTTCGTCGAGAGCGCCCATGCCGAGCGGATCGCGACCCAGTTCTTCGACGAATTCCTGCGCCAGGGCACGACGACCGCAGTTGCCTATTGCTCGGTGCACAAGACCTCTGCCGACGCCTTCTTTGCCGAGAGCCAGAAGCGCGGCACGCTGATGATCGGCGGCAAGGTGATGATGGACCGCAACGCCCCGCAGGGCCTGCTCGACACGCCGCAACTCGGCTATGATGAGACCCGCGCCGTCATCGAACAGTGGCACGGCAAGGGCCGCAACCACGTCGCCATCACGCCCCGCTTTGCGATTACATCCACGCCCGAGCAGATGGCGATGACGCAGACGCTGGCGGAAGAATTTCCCGACCTGCATATCCAGACGCATCTGTCCGAGAACCACGACGAGATCCGCTATACCTGCGAACTCTATCCGGACGCCAAAGACTATACGGACATTTACGCCCGCTACGGCCTGCTCCGGAAAAAGGCTCTCTTCGGCCATGCGATCCATTTGTCGGATCGCGAGGCGGATGCCATGGCGGACAGCGGCGCGGTCGCGGTTCATTGCCCGACCTCGAACCTCTTCCTCGGCTCCGGCCTCTTTCCGCTGAAGGCGATGAAGCGGCGCGAAAAGCCTGTCGCCATTGCGGTCGCTACCGATATCGGCGGCGGCTCGAGCTATTCCATGTTCAAGACCATGGACGAGGCCTACAAGATCCAGCAATTGCTGGGTGAGCGCTTGAACCCGCTTGAGAGCTTCTACCACATGACCCTTGGCAATGCGGTGGCGCTCGATCTCGCCGACAGGATCGGGACGCTCGACGAAGGCACCGATGCCGATATCGTCGTGCTGAATGCCGCCGCGACGCCAGCCATGCGGCTCCGGATGGAGACGGTGACCTCGTTGAGCGAAGAGCTTTTCCTCTTGCAGACGCTCGGCGACGATCGTTCGGTGGTCGAAACCTATATCGCCGGCAGGGCATCCAAGCCCGGGGCCATGGTGTGA